The Sphingobium sp. JS3065 genome includes a region encoding these proteins:
- a CDS encoding transglycosylase domain-containing protein → MAKSSRQPRGKVKKWLMRGLKIGLVGFLSAAVALVVAVVIAYQSLPDYESLKSSPNGQMIRVHAADGSVIVSLGPSFGRWMSYDQIPNVMVDAMVSTEDKRYYLHPGVDPIGMARAAWVAMERRGSGRRWQGASTITQQVTRNIFLNNSYSWGRKVREMVLALALERKFSKRQILELYLNKVYFGGGAYGIDAASRKFFGHPATGLNLPEAAIIAGLVKAPSSYSPTADAEAAIGRAGVVLDLMQENGKISAAERAAANLQDVKMAPEPPQNSVRYFTDWALPQLDTLIDEPNEPLEVYTTIDLNMQKAATAAIQANVPSGTQGALVSLDRDGAVRAMVGGLDYVSSNYNRATTATRQPGSSWKIFVYMAALEAGYTPDTGVTDSPVDINGWKPRNSNGRFSGDIDIRTAFAYSVNTVAAKLGVEVGFPTVADMARRFGVTTPINTHPSMVLGTSDVRLIDMTRAFASIARKGVAVTPYGITRVTTAEGRLLYEHQDDTSRVLVAPWVAAGMTDLMQTAVSTGTGRAAQIGRPVAGKTGTTSSNKDGWFLGFSSGITTGVWMGRDDARAVGVLQGGRAPAHAFADYMKVAVAKRPVEQFETQVTLPEWQLEPDEEAYYGQPDGGTDGGMMVDENGLPIERGQQQPEDDTQPDDGGQATPNPADRPQPPRLDQQWIDNVLGRNRQQQPPQH, encoded by the coding sequence ATGGCAAAATCGAGCAGGCAACCGCGGGGCAAGGTGAAGAAATGGCTGATGCGGGGCCTGAAAATCGGCCTTGTCGGCTTTTTGAGCGCGGCGGTCGCGCTCGTCGTGGCGGTGGTGATCGCCTATCAGTCGCTGCCCGATTATGAATCGCTGAAATCATCGCCCAACGGGCAGATGATCCGCGTCCATGCGGCGGACGGCAGCGTCATCGTCTCGCTCGGCCCCAGCTTCGGCCGCTGGATGAGCTATGACCAGATTCCCAATGTCATGGTCGACGCGATGGTCTCGACCGAGGACAAGCGTTACTATCTGCACCCCGGCGTCGATCCCATCGGCATGGCCCGCGCCGCCTGGGTGGCGATGGAGCGGCGCGGCAGCGGCCGCCGCTGGCAGGGCGCGTCCACCATCACCCAGCAGGTGACGCGCAACATCTTCCTCAACAACAGCTATAGCTGGGGCCGCAAGGTCCGGGAGATGGTGTTGGCCCTCGCGCTGGAGCGCAAATTCTCGAAACGGCAGATCCTCGAACTTTACCTCAACAAGGTTTATTTCGGCGGCGGCGCCTATGGCATCGACGCGGCCAGCCGCAAATTCTTCGGCCATCCCGCGACCGGCCTGAACCTGCCCGAAGCCGCGATCATCGCCGGCCTGGTGAAGGCCCCCTCCAGCTATTCCCCGACCGCCGACGCCGAAGCCGCCATCGGCCGCGCGGGCGTGGTGCTGGACCTGATGCAGGAAAATGGCAAGATCAGCGCGGCCGAGCGCGCCGCCGCCAATCTCCAGGACGTGAAGATGGCGCCGGAGCCGCCGCAGAACAGCGTGCGTTACTTCACCGACTGGGCGCTGCCGCAGCTCGACACGCTGATTGATGAGCCGAACGAGCCGCTGGAAGTCTACACCACCATCGACCTCAACATGCAGAAGGCGGCGACCGCGGCGATCCAGGCCAATGTGCCCAGCGGGACGCAGGGCGCGCTGGTCTCGCTCGACCGCGACGGCGCGGTGCGGGCGATGGTCGGCGGGCTGGATTATGTGAGTTCCAACTATAATCGCGCCACCACCGCGACGCGCCAGCCCGGCTCTTCCTGGAAGATATTCGTCTATATGGCGGCGCTGGAGGCGGGCTATACCCCCGACACCGGCGTCACCGACAGCCCGGTCGACATCAACGGATGGAAGCCGCGCAACAGCAATGGCCGCTTTTCCGGCGACATCGATATCCGCACCGCCTTCGCCTATTCGGTCAACACCGTGGCGGCGAAGCTGGGCGTCGAAGTCGGCTTCCCGACGGTCGCGGACATGGCCCGCCGCTTCGGCGTCACCACGCCGATCAACACCCATCCATCGATGGTGCTGGGCACGTCCGACGTGCGGCTGATCGACATGACCCGCGCCTTCGCCTCCATCGCGCGCAAGGGCGTGGCGGTGACGCCCTATGGCATTACCAGGGTGACGACCGCCGAAGGCCGCCTGCTCTATGAGCATCAGGACGACACCAGCCGCGTGCTGGTCGCGCCCTGGGTCGCGGCGGGCATGACGGACCTGATGCAGACCGCCGTCAGCACCGGCACCGGCCGGGCGGCGCAGATCGGCCGTCCCGTCGCGGGCAAGACCGGCACCACCAGCAGCAACAAGGACGGCTGGTTCCTGGGCTTTTCCAGCGGCATCACCACTGGCGTATGGATGGGCCGGGACGATGCCCGCGCCGTCGGCGTGCTGCAGGGCGGGCGCGCGCCGGCCCATGCCTTTGCCGATTATATGAAGGTCGCCGTCGCCAAACGCCCGGTCGAACAGTTCGAAACCCAGGTGACGCTGCCCGAATGGCAGTTGGAGCCGGATGAGGAGGCCTATTACGGCCAGCCCGACGGCGGAACGGATGGCGGCATGATGGTCGATGAGAATGGCCTGCCGATAGAGCGCGGCCAGCAGCAGCCAGAGGATGATACGCAGCCGGACGATGGCGGCCAGGCCACTCCCAATCCCGCTGACCGTCCGCAGCCGCCGCGCCTGGACCAGCAATGGATCGACAATGTGCTGGGCCGCAACCGGCAGCAGCAACCGCCGCAACATTGA
- a CDS encoding retroviral-like aspartic protease family protein, producing the protein MGRLRAALSIAVAIASPSFAAQDGPALDPGDPPAVVRTVPDSDARITIPIRIDGKGPWNFIVDTGSQRTVIARDLAERLALPVRERVTVISMTGRAEVNTVAVPRLGFGKSVVDDIEAPVLEGENIGAPGLLGLDGLHAKRLLLNFRTGRMEISNSKQSWRDPNAIIVEARRRRGQLILLDSDVNGSKVNIILDTGTSISVGNMALMNKLVRKKKAPALKLATLTSVTGDTLSGQLGLIDRVRMGQVTLRDIPVMFADARPFAELDLQDKPALLLGIDALKVFDRVAIDFGRGKVDFLLPDMGHLERARFAAARRDAG; encoded by the coding sequence ATGGGACGCCTGCGCGCCGCTCTGAGCATCGCCGTCGCGATCGCCAGTCCTTCCTTCGCCGCGCAGGATGGCCCGGCGCTGGACCCCGGCGACCCGCCCGCAGTGGTCCGCACCGTGCCCGATTCCGACGCCCGCATCACCATTCCGATCCGGATCGACGGCAAGGGGCCGTGGAATTTCATCGTCGACACCGGGTCGCAACGGACCGTCATTGCCCGCGATCTGGCCGAACGACTGGCGCTGCCGGTGCGGGAACGGGTGACCGTGATCAGCATGACCGGCCGGGCGGAAGTGAATACGGTCGCGGTGCCGCGCCTGGGCTTCGGCAAGAGCGTGGTGGACGATATCGAAGCGCCCGTGTTGGAGGGCGAGAATATCGGCGCGCCGGGGCTGCTGGGCCTGGATGGCTTGCATGCCAAGCGGCTGCTGCTCAATTTCCGCACCGGCCGGATGGAAATCAGCAACAGCAAGCAGAGCTGGCGCGATCCCAATGCCATCATCGTGGAGGCGCGGCGGCGCCGGGGCCAGTTGATCCTGCTCGATTCCGACGTGAACGGGTCGAAGGTCAACATCATCCTGGACACCGGCACGTCGATCAGCGTGGGCAATATGGCGCTGATGAACAAGCTGGTGCGCAAGAAGAAGGCCCCGGCGCTGAAGCTGGCGACGCTGACCAGCGTGACGGGCGATACGCTGTCCGGCCAGTTGGGGCTGATCGACCGGGTGCGCATGGGCCAGGTGACGCTGCGGGACATTCCGGTCATGTTCGCCGATGCCCGGCCCTTTGCGGAACTGGACCTTCAGGACAAGCCGGCGTTGCTGCTGGGCATCGATGCGCTCAAGGTGTTCGACCGGGTGGCCATCGATTTCGGGCGGGGGAAGGTGGATTTCCTGCTGCCTGACATGGGGCATCTGGAACGGGCGCGCTTCGCCGCGGCGCGGAGAGACGCGGGGTAA
- the rho gene encoding transcription termination factor Rho, translated as MHLKDLKKKAPAELVTMAEELGVEGASTLRKQDLMFAILKVEAENGEQIMGEGTIEVLPDGFGFLRSPEANFLAGPDDIYVSPNQVRKFGLRTGDTVEGEIRAPKDGERYFALTKLISVNFDDPEVVRHRVNFDNLTPLYPTQKLTLDATDPTVKDKSARVIDIVSPQGKGQRALIVAPPRTGKTVLLQNIAKAITDNHPEVFLIVLLIDERPEEVTDMQRSVKGEVVSSTFDEPAQRHVQVAEMVIEKAKRLVEHKKDVVILLDSITRLGRAYNTVVPSSGKVLTGGVDANALQRPKRFFGAARNIEEGGSLSIIATALIDTGSRMDEVIFEEFKGTGNSEIVLDRKVADKRIFPALDVGKSGTRKEELLVDKAKLSKMWVLRRILMQMGTVDAMEFLLDKMKDSKTNEDFFDSMNQ; from the coding sequence ATGCACCTTAAGGATCTCAAGAAAAAAGCCCCCGCCGAACTGGTGACCATGGCGGAGGAACTGGGCGTCGAAGGCGCATCGACCCTGCGCAAGCAGGACCTGATGTTCGCGATCCTCAAGGTAGAGGCCGAAAATGGCGAGCAGATCATGGGCGAGGGCACGATAGAGGTGCTGCCCGACGGCTTCGGCTTCCTGCGCAGCCCGGAAGCGAATTTCCTCGCCGGTCCCGACGACATCTATGTTTCGCCCAACCAGGTCCGCAAGTTCGGCCTGCGCACCGGCGACACGGTGGAAGGCGAAATCCGCGCGCCCAAGGATGGCGAGCGCTATTTCGCGCTGACCAAGCTGATCTCGGTCAATTTCGACGATCCCGAAGTGGTTCGCCACCGCGTCAATTTCGATAACCTGACGCCGCTTTACCCGACGCAGAAGCTGACGCTCGATGCGACCGACCCGACGGTCAAGGACAAGTCGGCCCGCGTCATCGACATCGTCTCGCCCCAGGGCAAGGGCCAGCGCGCCCTGATCGTCGCGCCGCCCCGCACCGGCAAGACCGTGCTGCTCCAGAACATCGCCAAGGCGATCACCGACAACCATCCCGAAGTCTTCCTGATCGTCCTGCTGATCGACGAGCGTCCGGAAGAAGTCACCGACATGCAGCGCAGCGTGAAGGGGGAGGTCGTCTCCTCCACCTTCGACGAACCGGCGCAGCGCCATGTGCAGGTGGCCGAGATGGTGATCGAAAAGGCCAAGCGCCTCGTGGAACACAAGAAGGACGTGGTGATCCTGCTCGATTCGATCACCCGCCTTGGCCGCGCCTACAACACGGTGGTGCCTTCGTCGGGCAAGGTGCTGACCGGCGGCGTCGACGCCAACGCGCTCCAGCGTCCCAAGCGCTTCTTCGGCGCGGCGCGCAATATCGAGGAGGGCGGCTCGCTCTCCATCATCGCGACCGCGCTGATCGATACCGGCAGCCGCATGGACGAGGTCATCTTCGAAGAGTTCAAGGGCACCGGCAACTCCGAAATCGTGCTGGACCGCAAGGTCGCGGACAAGCGCATCTTCCCGGCCCTGGACGTCGGCAAGTCGGGCACCCGCAAGGAAGAACTGCTGGTCGACAAGGCCAAGCTGTCCAAAATGTGGGTGCTGCGCCGTATCCTGATGCAGATGGGCACGGTGGACGCCATGGAATTCCTGCTCGACAAGATGAAGGATTCCAAGACCAACGAAGATTTCTTCGATTCGATGAACCAGTAA
- a CDS encoding YjbE family putative metal transport protein (Members of this highly hydrophobic protein family,regularly are found preceded by the yybP-ykoY manganese riboswitch (see RF00080). A metal cation transport function is proposed.), translating into MLDLIATAAAAAQGIGSPADIWAHIVHDFSNIGSPAALAAFGQVLMIDVLLAGDNAIVVGALAAGLPTEQRKKVILIGIIAALVLRIGFALVVTQLMQIVGLILAGGLLLLWVAFKMWRELHPKRGGDTPDDISDDDVSGLRPAKSFAGAAWAVAIADVSMSLDNVLAVAGAARDHPGILIIGLVLSVALMGIAANLIAKYIERFRWIAYLGLAVIIYVAIKMIYDGVVDHQVGILTLFV; encoded by the coding sequence ATGCTCGATCTTATCGCCACCGCCGCCGCAGCAGCGCAGGGAATTGGCTCGCCTGCCGACATTTGGGCGCATATCGTCCATGATTTCAGCAATATCGGCTCGCCCGCCGCGTTGGCCGCCTTTGGCCAGGTGCTGATGATCGACGTGCTTCTGGCCGGGGACAACGCCATTGTCGTCGGCGCGCTGGCCGCCGGACTGCCGACGGAACAGCGCAAGAAGGTCATCCTGATCGGCATCATCGCCGCGCTGGTGCTGCGCATCGGCTTCGCGCTGGTGGTGACGCAGTTGATGCAGATCGTCGGCCTGATCCTGGCGGGCGGATTGCTGCTGCTCTGGGTCGCGTTCAAGATGTGGCGTGAACTGCACCCGAAGCGGGGCGGGGACACGCCCGATGATATCAGCGACGATGACGTGTCGGGCCTGCGCCCCGCCAAGAGCTTTGCCGGAGCGGCCTGGGCCGTCGCGATCGCGGACGTTTCGATGAGCCTGGACAATGTGCTGGCCGTCGCTGGCGCGGCGCGCGACCATCCGGGCATCCTGATCATCGGGCTTGTTCTTTCCGTGGCGCTGATGGGCATCGCCGCGAACCTGATCGCCAAATATATCGAACGCTTCCGCTGGATCGCCTATCTGGGTCTGGCGGTGATCATCTATGTTGCGATCAAGATGATCTATGACGGCGTCGTGGATCATCAGGTCGGCATATTGACGCTCTTCGTCTGA
- a CDS encoding phytanoyl-CoA dioxygenase family protein, translating to MNAFAPLLAPFWFAQLFTGAKSFIDNPLIGSPRLNARGLHAGRVRLAQAMTARRRRRLADAVDPADRAAFDRDGVVEIRDFLPAATFGALQQQLFAYRGPAREMVQGDTITRRLALDPAARRAIPAFEDFCRDPRWRALARYVSGFDIEPLLYVQSILPQRHDAPPDPQIAFHADTFYPAMKAWLFLEDVAVETGPFAYVKGSHRLTPQRLAWEKQRSLSARDGDCRLSARGSLRIDTSELAALDLPQPTIFAVPANTLLIADTFGFHARSPASVPATRVEIWAYGRRNPFRLAKGWDVWSLPGIAERRIPIRWWLGDRIAGPANQPWRPVGLKSAADG from the coding sequence ATGAACGCATTCGCGCCCCTTCTTGCGCCTTTCTGGTTTGCCCAGCTTTTTACGGGCGCCAAATCCTTCATCGACAACCCGCTGATCGGTTCGCCCCGGCTGAACGCGCGGGGCCTGCATGCCGGGCGCGTGCGGCTGGCGCAGGCGATGACGGCGCGGCGACGCAGGCGGCTGGCCGACGCCGTCGATCCGGCGGACCGGGCGGCGTTCGACAGGGACGGCGTGGTCGAGATTCGCGACTTCCTGCCCGCGGCGACGTTCGGAGCCTTGCAGCAGCAGCTTTTCGCCTATCGGGGTCCCGCGCGGGAAATGGTGCAGGGCGACACGATCACGCGGCGGCTGGCGCTGGACCCCGCCGCCCGTCGCGCTATCCCGGCCTTCGAAGACTTTTGCCGCGATCCCCGCTGGCGGGCGCTGGCCCGCTATGTCTCCGGCTTCGACATAGAACCGCTGCTCTACGTCCAGTCGATCCTGCCGCAGCGGCATGACGCCCCGCCCGATCCCCAGATCGCCTTCCACGCCGATACTTTTTATCCGGCGATGAAGGCATGGCTGTTCCTGGAGGATGTGGCGGTCGAAACCGGACCTTTCGCCTATGTGAAGGGTTCGCACCGGCTGACGCCGCAGCGGCTGGCATGGGAAAAGCAACGCAGCCTGAGCGCCCGCGACGGCGATTGCCGCCTGTCGGCGCGGGGATCGCTGCGGATAGACACCAGCGAACTGGCGGCGCTGGACCTGCCGCAGCCGACCATATTCGCCGTGCCCGCGAACACCCTGCTGATCGCCGATACGTTCGGCTTTCATGCGCGCAGCCCGGCCAGCGTTCCGGCGACGAGGGTGGAGATCTGGGCCTATGGCCGCCGCAATCCGTTCCGCCTGGCCAAGGGATGGGATGTCTGGAGCCTGCCCGGCATCGCCGAGCGGCGCATTCCGATACGCTGGTGGCTGGGCGACAGGATTGCCGGTCCGGCCAACCAGCCCTGGCGGCCGGTGGGCCTCAAAAGCGCGGCGGACGGCTGA
- a CDS encoding quinone oxidoreductase family protein yields the protein MAQAWRMVALNHGGPDVIAREDFDPGLPGEGELLIQQDAVGLNFIDTYYRTGLYAAPLPTPLGAEGAGHVAAIGPGVTDFALGDKVGCAAGLGAYATHRIVRAEQVVRIPDGVSTRDAAAMMLKGMTACYLAEDIVTLQAGQVALVHSAAGGVGSALVPWLRDKGVVVIAHCGSAEKAAQVDADHRLHGAFDSLAATVREITAGRGVDVVYDGVGKDSWSASLASLKRRGLMVSYGNASGAVPPISLLELSRGGSLYVTRPTLFDYVATPEELAWTAERLFDRMARGVVKAVVGQSFALSDAAKAHRALEARQTTGSTLLIP from the coding sequence ATGGCGCAGGCATGGCGGATGGTGGCGTTGAACCATGGCGGACCCGACGTGATCGCGCGGGAGGATTTCGATCCGGGCCTGCCGGGCGAAGGCGAACTGCTGATCCAGCAGGACGCCGTCGGGCTGAACTTCATCGACACCTATTACCGCACCGGCCTCTATGCCGCGCCGCTGCCGACCCCGCTTGGGGCGGAGGGCGCGGGCCATGTCGCCGCCATCGGTCCCGGCGTGACCGATTTTGCCTTGGGGGACAAGGTGGGTTGCGCCGCCGGGCTGGGCGCCTATGCCACCCACCGCATCGTGCGGGCGGAACAGGTCGTGAGGATTCCCGACGGGGTCAGCACGCGGGATGCCGCCGCCATGATGCTGAAGGGCATGACCGCCTGCTATCTGGCGGAGGACATCGTCACCCTGCAAGCCGGTCAGGTCGCCCTGGTCCATTCGGCGGCGGGGGGCGTCGGCTCCGCGCTGGTGCCTTGGCTGCGGGACAAGGGCGTTGTCGTGATCGCCCATTGCGGCTCGGCGGAAAAGGCGGCGCAGGTGGATGCGGACCATCGGCTGCACGGCGCCTTCGACAGCCTTGCCGCGACCGTGCGGGAAATCACGGCAGGGCGCGGGGTGGATGTCGTCTATGACGGCGTGGGCAAGGATAGCTGGAGCGCGTCGCTGGCCTCGCTCAAGCGGCGCGGGTTGATGGTCAGCTATGGCAATGCGTCTGGCGCGGTGCCGCCGATCAGCCTGCTTGAGCTTAGCCGGGGCGGATCGCTTTACGTCACCCGGCCCACGCTGTTCGACTATGTCGCCACGCCCGAAGAATTGGCCTGGACCGCCGAACGGCTGTTCGACCGCATGGCGCGCGGCGTGGTGAAGGCGGTGGTCGGCCAGAGCTTCGCCCTGAGCGACGCCGCCAAGGCTCATCGGGCGCTGGAAGCCCGGCAGACCACGGGAAGCACGCTGCTGATCCCCTGA
- a CDS encoding dienelactone hydrolase family protein, with amino-acid sequence MAFTSISTLEGDAQFDVYVARPEGKPKAAIVVIQEIFGVNEGIRRKCDDWAAKGYLALAPDLFWREKPHIELDADIPDDLQAAFGHMQKFNQDQGIRDIEATIKAGRAELGDGGKVGLVGYCLGGRLAFMSACRTDGDAFVAYYGVGIDGLLNEQHAIGKPVLLHVPTADGFVPAEVQQKMHEGLKDNRHVVLHDYEGLDHGFAAEMGARRNEAAAQLADGRTANFFATNL; translated from the coding sequence ATGGCATTCACATCCATCTCCACGCTGGAAGGCGACGCGCAGTTCGACGTCTATGTCGCCCGGCCGGAGGGAAAGCCGAAGGCCGCCATCGTGGTGATCCAGGAAATCTTCGGCGTGAATGAAGGCATCCGCCGCAAATGCGACGATTGGGCGGCCAAGGGTTATCTGGCGCTGGCGCCCGACCTTTTCTGGCGGGAAAAGCCGCATATCGAACTCGACGCCGATATCCCCGACGATTTGCAGGCCGCCTTCGGCCATATGCAGAAGTTCAACCAGGACCAGGGCATCCGCGATATCGAAGCCACCATCAAGGCGGGTCGCGCCGAACTGGGCGATGGCGGCAAGGTCGGGCTGGTGGGCTATTGCCTGGGCGGGCGGTTGGCCTTCATGTCGGCCTGCCGCACCGATGGGGACGCCTTCGTCGCTTATTATGGCGTCGGCATCGACGGCCTGCTGAACGAACAGCATGCCATCGGCAAGCCCGTGCTGCTGCATGTTCCCACCGCCGACGGCTTCGTGCCCGCGGAGGTGCAGCAAAAGATGCATGAGGGGTTGAAGGACAACCGCCATGTCGTGCTGCACGATTATGAGGGGCTGGATCACGGCTTTGCCGCGGAAATGGGCGCGCGGCGGAATGAGGCGGCCGCCCAACTGGCGGACGGCCGCACCGCCAATTTCTTCGCCACCAATCTCTGA
- a CDS encoding DUF6489 family protein, translating into MKVSVDVDCTPAEARAFLGLPDVTPIHDKYVKTMLDSFDGVANVEQMETLFKSFSPMGDAGMRLFKQMMDIGLAGMPGKNGDKASG; encoded by the coding sequence ATGAAGGTAAGTGTGGACGTCGACTGCACTCCTGCGGAGGCGCGGGCTTTCCTGGGCCTGCCGGATGTCACCCCCATTCACGACAAATATGTGAAGACGATGCTCGATAGCTTCGACGGCGTCGCCAATGTCGAGCAGATGGAGACGCTGTTCAAAAGCTTCTCGCCCATGGGCGATGCGGGCATGCGGCTGTTCAAGCAGATGATGGATATCGGCCTTGCCGGAATGCCGGGCAAGAATGGCGACAAGGCGTCGGGCTGA
- the mnmE gene encoding tRNA uridine-5-carboxymethylaminomethyl(34) synthesis GTPase MnmE: MTDSIFALSSGAPPAGIGVIRISGPSAGSALLALAGALPTPRRARLSSLTDPRDGALLDRALILWFPGPSTVTGEDLAELHCHGGRAVIAAIEDALGTLPGLRRAQAGEFTRRAFANGRMDLNAVEGLSDLLAAETQQQRRAALLMAEGHFSRRVEGWRHSLLDLSAMTEAALDFSDEDDVPDEGIEARIGQGIRTLAHDVEAVLAAPSAERLRDGVRVVLAGPPNAGKSTLLNHLVGREAAIVSDIAGTTRDRIEVPAALGGVAFLFTDTAGLRAETSDAIEAIGMERARGALDAADIILWLGPAEELPRADAIMVAAQCDRGADDRPGLRLSALTGEGMQALIAILLDRAARLLPGEGDYALHRRQRDAAALLHGHLALASGSGDLLIVAEELRQARNAIDQLTGRASTEDMLDHLFSGFCIGK, from the coding sequence GTGACGGATAGCATCTTCGCGCTGTCGAGCGGCGCGCCCCCTGCCGGCATCGGGGTCATCCGCATCAGCGGTCCTTCGGCGGGTTCGGCGTTGCTCGCCCTGGCCGGGGCTTTGCCCACGCCGCGCCGGGCGCGATTGTCATCGCTGACCGATCCCAGGGACGGCGCCTTGCTGGATCGCGCCCTTATCCTGTGGTTTCCCGGTCCCTCCACGGTGACTGGCGAGGATCTGGCCGAATTGCACTGCCATGGCGGGCGGGCGGTCATCGCCGCGATTGAGGATGCCCTTGGCACGCTGCCCGGATTGCGCCGGGCGCAAGCGGGGGAGTTTACCCGCCGCGCCTTCGCCAACGGGCGCATGGACCTGAATGCGGTGGAGGGCCTGTCCGACCTTCTCGCCGCCGAGACGCAACAGCAACGCCGCGCCGCGCTGCTGATGGCGGAGGGCCATTTTTCCCGGCGGGTGGAGGGATGGCGCCATAGCCTGCTGGATCTGTCCGCGATGACCGAGGCGGCGCTGGATTTTTCCGACGAGGACGACGTGCCCGACGAGGGGATAGAGGCGCGGATCGGCCAAGGCATCCGGACCTTGGCGCACGACGTCGAAGCCGTGCTTGCGGCCCCCTCGGCAGAGCGGTTGCGCGATGGCGTTCGGGTGGTTCTGGCCGGGCCGCCCAATGCGGGCAAATCCACATTGCTCAACCATCTGGTGGGGCGGGAAGCGGCCATCGTCTCCGACATAGCCGGTACCACCAGGGATCGGATAGAGGTTCCCGCGGCGCTGGGTGGCGTCGCTTTCCTCTTCACCGACACGGCGGGCCTGCGCGCCGAGACGAGCGACGCGATAGAGGCGATCGGCATGGAGCGGGCGCGGGGCGCGCTGGATGCAGCCGATATCATCCTGTGGCTGGGACCGGCGGAGGAATTGCCGCGCGCCGACGCCATCATGGTCGCCGCGCAATGCGACCGGGGAGCCGATGATCGTCCCGGCCTGCGCCTTTCCGCGCTCACGGGGGAGGGGATGCAGGCGCTGATCGCGATCCTGCTCGACCGGGCGGCCCGCCTGCTTCCCGGCGAAGGCGACTATGCCCTGCACCGGCGACAGCGCGATGCCGCCGCCCTTCTGCATGGACATCTGGCATTGGCATCTGGAAGCGGCGACCTGCTGATCGTGGCTGAGGAGCTTCGGCAGGCCCGGAACGCCATCGATCAACTGACCGGGCGCGCAAGTACCGAGGATATGCTCGACCATCTCTTTTCCGGATTTTGCATCGGCAAATAG